A single window of Drosophila suzukii chromosome 3, CBGP_Dsuzu_IsoJpt1.0, whole genome shotgun sequence DNA harbors:
- the LOC139353078 gene encoding uncharacterized protein: MLAAENRLEVARRSHICGLAPYLDGNGVLRAYGRIDAALCIPYSAKRPVILSHRHSLTETVVRHAHVRMKHQNVDATIAEIRTKFWITKLRRALQGADREAKKFAEVFEPERIQIKLSSKGID, encoded by the coding sequence ATGCTGGCCGCTGAGAATAGACTGGAAGTCGCTAGACGCAGCCACATTTGTGGACTGGCGCCATACCTAGATGGCAACGGAGTCTTGCGAGCTTACGGCAGGATTGATGCGGCGCTGTGTATACCCTACAGCGCAAAGAGGCCAGTGATCCTTTCGCACCGGCACAGCCTAACAGAGACGGTTGTGCGCCATGCCCATGTGAGGATGAAGCATCAGAACGTGGATGCTACGATCGCGGAGATCCGGACCAAGTTCTGGATAACGAAACTGAGACGAGCTTTACAGGGAGCTGATAGAGAGGCCAAGAAGTTTGCGGAGGTATTTGAACCCGAGAGGATCCAGATAAAGCTGTCGAGCAAAGGGATTGACTAG